In Paenibacillus sp. G2S3, a single window of DNA contains:
- the spoIIAA gene encoding anti-sigma F factor antagonist translates to MNSHVEMEHHRGVLIVRLSGELDHHAADFVRMDMDEAIMRGQVSHLVLSLKHLQFMDSSGLGVILGRYKLIHSKGGKMVVCDATAPVKRLLEMSGLFKIMPLYDDESTALSDLEVAL, encoded by the coding sequence ATGAATTCTCATGTGGAGATGGAGCATCACAGGGGTGTGTTGATTGTCCGTTTATCAGGGGAGCTGGATCATCACGCAGCCGATTTTGTAAGAATGGATATGGATGAAGCGATTATGCGTGGTCAGGTGTCGCATTTGGTTCTTAGTCTTAAGCATCTACAGTTTATGGACAGTTCGGGCCTAGGCGTGATTCTGGGAAGGTATAAACTGATTCATAGTAAAGGTGGAAAAATGGTTGTGTGTGATGCAACGGCACCTGTGAAGCGGCTGCTGGAAATGTCAGGCCTGTTCAAAATCATGCCCCTATATGACGACGAGAGTACTGCACTCTCGGATTTGGAGGTTGCGTTATGA
- a CDS encoding D-alanyl-D-alanine carboxypeptidase family protein, protein MSGAYAEEKTKNSGSNAAAVDLAPGARSAILMDAGTGTVIYEKNSHDKLPPASITKIMTMLLTVEALDEGRLQLTDKVRTSEYAASMGGSQIFLEPGEEMSVDDMLKGIAMASGNDASVAMAEKIAGSESAFVDLMNKRAEELGLKDTHFANCNGLPAANHYSSAYDIAVISRELLKHDQIIKYTGSYQDYLRKDSTKPFWLVNTNKLVRFYTGADGLKTGYTAEAKFCLSATAARDGLRAVAVVLGEPNTKTRNSEVSGMFDYLFSQYKVHTIHKEGDAIGTLKIEKGVKSELPITAKETYSVLLKKGVTQEGIRHELVLPESVKAPVAEGQSVGKLVVYQGTQVIKEYELKAGEAVPKAGWWKLFKRTTGSMFGVD, encoded by the coding sequence ATGTCAGGCGCTTATGCAGAAGAAAAAACCAAGAACTCTGGCAGTAATGCTGCCGCTGTAGACCTCGCACCGGGAGCGCGTTCTGCGATTTTGATGGACGCTGGTACCGGCACTGTTATTTATGAGAAGAACAGCCATGATAAGCTGCCTCCCGCAAGTATTACAAAGATTATGACGATGTTACTAACGGTGGAAGCGCTGGATGAAGGAAGGCTCCAACTGACTGATAAGGTGCGAACAAGTGAATATGCGGCTTCTATGGGCGGATCGCAGATTTTTCTGGAGCCTGGTGAAGAAATGTCGGTAGACGATATGCTCAAAGGTATCGCTATGGCTTCTGGTAATGATGCTTCTGTGGCGATGGCGGAGAAAATAGCTGGTTCAGAGAGTGCTTTTGTCGATCTGATGAATAAACGTGCAGAGGAGCTGGGTCTAAAAGATACCCATTTTGCCAACTGCAACGGTCTTCCAGCCGCTAATCACTATTCCTCAGCTTACGATATTGCGGTCATCAGTCGTGAGCTTTTGAAGCATGATCAAATTATCAAATATACTGGTTCCTATCAGGATTACCTCCGTAAGGATTCAACCAAGCCGTTCTGGTTGGTGAATACGAACAAGCTGGTTCGTTTCTACACTGGTGCTGATGGTTTGAAGACAGGTTATACTGCTGAGGCAAAATTCTGTCTGTCCGCTACAGCAGCAAGAGATGGCCTACGTGCAGTCGCTGTAGTGCTAGGTGAGCCGAACACAAAGACACGCAACAGTGAAGTGTCAGGCATGTTCGATTACTTGTTCTCGCAATATAAAGTACACACGATCCACAAAGAAGGGGATGCCATCGGCACCCTAAAGATTGAAAAGGGCGTCAAATCCGAGCTACCGATAACGGCGAAAGAGACGTATAGTGTTCTTTTGAAAAAAGGTGTGACTCAAGAAGGCATTCGCCACGAACTAGTATTGCCGGAAAGCGTGAAGGCTCCAGTGGCTGAAGGTCAATCTGTGGGCAAGCTGGTGGTCTACCAAGGAACCCAGGTCATTAAGGAATATGAATTAAAAGCAGGGGAAGCTGTGCCGAAAGCAGGCTGGTGGAAGCTCTTTAAGCGCACAACAGGCTCGATGTTCGGCGTAGATTAA
- the spoIIAB gene encoding anti-sigma F factor, translated as MTNSKAGNFMNVQFAARSENESFARVVVAAFVSRLDPTMDELNDLKTVVSEAVTNCIIHGYDSDPEGIVTISASLDNETVHLTIEDQGRGIEDLELAQQPLYTSKPELERSGMGFTIMENFMDEFEVTSEPGHGTSISMKKTIVSKKALYN; from the coding sequence ATGACAAATAGTAAGGCTGGTAACTTCATGAACGTGCAGTTCGCTGCACGCTCGGAGAACGAATCGTTCGCGCGTGTAGTCGTAGCGGCGTTCGTTTCCCGGCTTGATCCTACGATGGACGAGCTGAATGATCTGAAGACAGTCGTGTCGGAAGCGGTCACCAACTGTATTATTCATGGGTATGATAGTGATCCGGAAGGTATTGTGACCATTTCGGCATCGCTGGACAACGAAACGGTACATTTAACCATTGAGGATCAAGGACGGGGCATTGAGGATTTGGAGCTGGCGCAACAGCCGCTGTATACCTCTAAGCCAGAGCTGGAGCGGTCGGGCATGGGCTTTACTATTATGGAGAATTTCATGGATGAATTTGAAGTCACTAGTGAACCGGGACACGGTACTTCTATCTCAATGAAGAAAACCATCGTCTCGAAAAAAGCTTTATACAATTAG